The Phragmites australis chromosome 1, lpPhrAust1.1, whole genome shotgun sequence genomic interval gTGGTGCTGAATCAAACATATCTCAAAAGCACATGTGTTCGATGGGGTGAATGACCTGCGCGAAGGAGTCGCTCAGCGAGTGCGCAGGGTCGGTGGAGACGACGAGGGTCGGGTGCCTGTTGTTGGCGAAGCGCACGGCCAGCGACGTCGGGCAGCTCGTTTTCCCGACCCCACCCTTGCCCCCGAGCATGTATTACCTCTGTCACGTCCCGAACACCATCTCCTGGAACCCCAGCTCCTCAGCCCCCTCCTTCACGACGCCATCTCCTGGAACCCCAGGGAGAGGCGTCGCGCGGAGCCGTGGAGGTGCGGCGAGGCGGTCGCGAGCATCGTGGCAAGCtagggaggaagaggagacaaCGGTGATGGGGGAAAGGGATCGAGAGAGTTCGCGAGCAATCGGGCGCTGGTTACTCAATGGAAGACCCGACCTGTGGACTCCGTCGGACGGCCCATATCATAAGTTTGGCAAATCGGACGGTTAACGTTATTTTGCTGACATGGATGTCCTTGCCGGTGAGGAACGCGACCGCATTTAGAGTATAGAGATTAGGCTTATGCCCAGTGCTTCAGAAAATTATGTGTGAACCAGGACAAAGGAAGGAAGCCTTCGGATTTCTTAACATCCTCTAGTATGATACTTGGAGGCTAATTTTGTTAACTACATCAAACTGCCTATCATACTCAATGGAAAGCCTACGGCAAACAACTACATAATAGATTGTGCTAGGACAAACTCCTGTGAAGTAGTCAATGGTCAGCCACACTAGGAATATGGTACTTGGCTATGGTCTTGGAACACTGATATGACAATAGGATGTCATACTAGCAGTCAAAATTCATTCAGTACATAAATATCATATATTTTAGTTAACATGGTGAACTACTACAATGGATTTAGACCATAATTCTCTTGCGACCACTGAAAGTAAAATAATTGATAATAATACTGCACATTTAAATCCATCACATTAGTTCAACTTTCACAATGGAAGGGAGCATCTAAGGTTACCAAAGAACAACAGAGATCTGATCAAAGAGAACATCAAGTAGCAGAAAGGCACAATGCTGCATAGGTCATTCCAAACATTTATTCATCCAAACACCAAGACCATAATTTATTATTCATATTACATGATACAGATAAAGTACTAGGAATAGCTCTATCCACTTAGACCTATAATCAGAAGAGCCACCAGACCTAGTACCACAAGATATGGTTGATTGCGCCATATCATGTTCACCAACCACAGTTGAAAAAGATGCAGGAATAGAATTCCTGGTGATGATAAACAAGAAAGCAATTCTGAGGGTTAATTAAACATAAGCTCAGATCTTACCATTGAGATTCTTCTGGAGAACATCCATCACAGAACCAAACTCAGCCTTTACATTGATCGGTGGATTAGCATACTGGCACAACATGTCCTTGATGTTTTTGTCATGGTAGTCGATCTTTGACTGCGTGAACTTTAGACCATGCGCTGTGCTAACAACCACTGTGCGGTCATTAGGCCCAATTATACGCTGATCCCGGAGCTTAAACAGAGCAGCAAGTGCAACCCCAGTATGTGGGCAGGCAAACATGCCAGTGCGGTCAGCAAGCGCCATTGCATCCATGAGCTCCTCCTCTGTAGCTTCCTCTACGATACCATCAGTTGCCTTCAGTGCGACCACCGCACGATCAACAGATACCGGGTCACCAATTTGTATTGCAGATGCAAATGTAGTTTCAGCAACCAGTGGCTGGAACTCAGTCCACCCTGACTTGTAGTACTGGTACAATGGATTTGCATTTGCAGCCTGTGCACAGACAAGCCGCGGCACACGAtcaacaagtccaagaacacGGCACATCTCAAATCCCTTGTAGAACGCATAGATATTCCCGAGATTGCCTCCTGGAACAATGATCCAATCCGGCACCTGCCAATTGAACTGCTGCAATATCTCGATGGCCGCCGTCTTCTGCCCCTCGAGCCGAAGCGAGTTGAGTGAGTTGGCAAGGTAAATCGGCAGCTCCGCAGTCACCTCCCTGATGAGTCTCATGCAGCCATCGAAGTCCGTGTCCAGCGAGAGCACGGTGGCGCCGTTGGCAATCGGCTGGATGAGCTGCTGCAGCGAGATGCGATCGGCGGGCAGGAACACGATGGCGGGGATGCCCGCGGCTGCGCAGTACGCGGAGAGCGCGGCGGAGGTGTCGCCCGTGGAGGCGCATCCGACGCCTGCGATTGGGCGCGAGAGCGACTTGCGGCGGAGGCGGTTGACCTGGCTGACGAGCACGGTCATGCCGAGGTCCTTGAAGGAGCCGGTGTGGGAAATGCCGCAGTGCTTGACCCAGAGGTCGTTCATCCCGCCGAGGTGCTCGCGGCCGAGGCGCTCCGCCCAGAAGAGGTTGGAATTGCCCTCGAAGAGAGAGACGATGTGGTCGGAGTCGATCTCCGGGAGCACGAACTCCTTCTTGGACCAGACGCCGGAGCCGTAGGGCCAAGCGGTGCGGCCGACGCGGGAGTCGAAGAGGTCGCGCCAGTAGGAGCCCGGGAAGCGCGCGAGCGCCTCCATGTCATGGCGTACGTCGAGCAGGCCGCCGGAGCTAGAGCGGTAGACGACCTCGTCGAGCGAATAGCGCTCGTCGGGGTCGCCGCCGGGCGTCGGGGGAAACGGCACGTACCACGCCGAGAAATCGTTGGCGGGGCCTCGGAtgcgcgccgcctcctcccggaTGTTCTCCTCCGCGGGGCGGCGGTGCTTAGTGGCCGTCGCGGAggaggcgggggcggcggcatcggaggaggagcagcgcgCACGGCGCGGGAGGCGGAGGTGGGAGCCCGGGAAGGGCCTGTGGGCGGATGAGTGGCGGGAATTGGGGTgggagaagaggagggagatggaggaggaggccgcggtGGAGCTGGTCGCCATGGCGCGGAGAGGCttggcggcgcggcggcgagaTGGGAAAGGGCCAGAGGGGAGGGGGCGATTACCAATTAGGGAGGACGTGGGTGACGTGGAGGAGGGTTTAGGCTTTAGGGAGCGGAAGTCGAATCAGTCAGATCGATCTGACTAGCATGCTGAGCACACGTTGTGTGTGACACGCTCCGACTCAGCCCTAGGGATGTCAACGGCCCCGATCCTTATTCCCCATGAAAAATTTCTTTATTAGGGGATGAAGATTAcgttaatttttttcatgtaaaaggTTTAATGGGAGAAAATTCTCTCCCGTCGGGTATGACTGGGGCAGGAACGGTTCTCTATCCGTATCCCTGTTTCCCCGCGGGGCCAATTCCTCAAAATACTTAAACTCTCTATAGCCCATATATGCAAGAAACAACCTAACTAAAGCCAAACCCACCAAAGCCCGTCAGCCAGCAAACCCTTCACCGTGCTAGCGTAGTGGGGACGGGGAACCTGTCGGGTATATTTCCCCGCgtggggacggggatgggagaATTTTCTCCCCCGCGAGCGGGGACGAGAAAAATTTCCCCCAATCGGGGCGGGGATGGTTACCCattccccgcggggaatttccccgttgacatccctacTCAGCCCAGTTACCGTCTTCAAaaagatatttaaaaatttatctcttaTAATACTATTGCAGTATCTCtttaacactattacaatatattctatttttttatctccagcagctacctatTTTCTAACTTCTATTACTcacactgtagcactggaaacaGGATCCATCGGAGAGCGATGCTGTGAGCGGCAACCGGCAAAACGAACGGTACAGGGATGTGGCTGAGTTTTGCAGATGCTGCTGGAGGTGCCCTTAGAACTCGGGactttttttaatttctataaAGGTTGAACTCTAGCTTTTTGGGATCCGTTTTTGAGGGAGGTAGCGCCTGATTTTTTTAACTACCTTCTAACTCTCTCACCTTTGTTGTCATCACGATGCTCGTTGTCGTTGTCTTCAACGTCAGCAAGTCCTTGCTCCTATCGTCATCTTTTTCCACTGTTCCTTATCTTCAGCGAGCTTCTTCACAGTGCCCCCCTCTGCTTCCTCGTCACCAGTGGCTCTCTACTGCCGCGCTAACC includes:
- the LOC133918512 gene encoding threonine synthase, chloroplastic-like isoform X2; translation: MATSSTAASSSISLLFSHPNSRHSSAHRPFPGSHLRLPRRARCSSSDAAAPASSATATKHRRPAEENIREEAARIRGPANDFSAWYVPFPPTPGGDPDERYSLDEVVYRSSSGGLLDVRHDMEALARFPGSYWRDLFDSRVGRTAWPYGSGVWSKKEFVLPEIDSDHIVSLFEGNSNLFWAERLGREHLGGMNDLWVKHCGISHTGSFKDLGMTVLVSQVNRLRRKSLSRPIAGVGCASTGDTSAALSAYCAAAGIPAIVFLPADRISLQQLIQPIANGATVLSLDTDFDGCMRLIREVTAELPIYLANSLNSLRLEGQKTAAIEILQQFNWQVPDWIIVPGGNLGNIYAFYKGFEMCRVLGLVDRVPRLVCAQAANANPLYQYYKSGWTEFQPLVAETTFASAIQIGDPVSVDRAVVALKATDGIVEEATEEELMDAMALADRTGMFACPHTGVALAALFKLRDQRIIGPNDRTVVVSTAHGLKFTQSKIDYHDKNIKDMLCQYANPPINVKAEFGSVMDVLQKNLNGPYTPAAILARFLGCIHWESLEAEEQDCFHNISY
- the LOC133918512 gene encoding threonine synthase, chloroplastic-like isoform X1, with protein sequence MATSSTAASSSISLLFSHPNSRHSSAHRPFPGSHLRLPRRARCSSSDAAAPASSATATKHRRPAEENIREEAARIRGPANDFSAWYVPFPPTPGGDPDERYSLDEVVYRSSSGGLLDVRHDMEALARFPGSYWRDLFDSRVGRTAWPYGSGVWSKKEFVLPEIDSDHIVSLFEGNSNLFWAERLGREHLGGMNDLWVKHCGISHTGSFKDLGMTVLVSQVNRLRRKSLSRPIAGVGCASTGDTSAALSAYCAAAGIPAIVFLPADRISLQQLIQPIANGATVLSLDTDFDGCMRLIREVTAELPIYLANSLNSLRLEGQKTAAIEILQQFNWQVPDWIIVPGGNLGNIYAFYKGFEMCRVLGLVDRVPRLVCAQAANANPLYQYYKSGWTEFQPLVAETTFASAIQIGDPVSVDRAVVALKATDGIVEEATEEELMDAMALADRTGMFACPHTGVALAALFKLRDQRIIGPNDRTVVVSTAHGLKFTQSKIDYHDKNIKDMLCQYANPPINVKAEFGSVMDVLQKNLNDFLDASIGKVLKLRSKIASTTSAIKSVFGQEVRQQDAANKLEQLGEGMVKVRELFRDTESTEFIIVTIPT